The following coding sequences are from one Humulus lupulus chromosome X, drHumLupu1.1, whole genome shotgun sequence window:
- the LOC133806009 gene encoding uncharacterized mitochondrial protein AtMg00820-like has translation MGRGCCGKVPSIRLHDYITNTVLTTSPSTLSPSSPGPFASSSCELKSFKKVMTDVGWCHAMQTLIRALEDNGTWTMEKLPPGKHAIGSQWVYKIKYNSNGSIERLKAHLVVFGNHQIVGIDYNKTFAPVAKIVTVRAFLAITASKNWELHQMEGIMPFCTGISMRKSI, from the exons ATGGGACGTGGATGTTGTGGAAAAGTTCCATCCATTCGACTTCATGACTATATTACTAACACTGTTCTCACAACAAGTCCATCCACTCTCTCTCCAAGTTCACCCGGGCCATTTGCTTCCTCAA GTTGTGAACTGAAATCATTTAAAAAGGTTATGACAGATGTAGGATGGTGTCATGCTATGCAAACATTAATCCGTGCTTTAGAGGATAATGGTACTTGGACTATGGAAAAATTACCACCTGGTAAACATGCTATTGGTAGTCAATGGGTCTATAAAATCAAGTATAACTCTAATGGTAGTATTGAACGCCTTAAAGCTCATTTGGTTGTTTTTGGTAATCATCAAATTGTCGGAATTGATTATAACAAGACTTTTGCGCCAGTTGCAAAGATAGTCACGGTTCGTGCTTTCTTAGCCATTACAGCATCTAAAAATTGGGAGTTGCATCAGATGGAAGGCATAATGCCTTTTTGCACGGGGATCTCAATGAGGAAGTCTATATGA